In Zea mays cultivar B73 chromosome 7, Zm-B73-REFERENCE-NAM-5.0, whole genome shotgun sequence, the following proteins share a genomic window:
- the LOC103632227 gene encoding acidic endochitinase: MATGSSLVPLLLLAVAVAQIVGSQAGSISIYWGQNGGEGTLADTCATGNYRFVNLAFLAAFGNGQPPVLNLAGHCDPTNGGCASLSGDIKSCQSSGVKVMLSIGGGAGSYYLSSAADAKDVATYLWNNFLGGQSSSRPLGDAVLDGIDFDIEGGTNQHWDDLARYLKGYSNSGRRVYLTAAPQCPFPDSWIGGALNTGLFDYVWVQFYNNPPCQYSSGSTTNLADAWKQWLSIPAKQIFLGLPASPQAAGSGFIPADDLKSQVLPLIKNSGKYGGIMLWSKYYDDQDGYSSSVKSDV, encoded by the coding sequence ATGGCAACCGGATCATCGCTGGTGCCACTGCTGCTCCTTGCAGTAGCTGTTGCCCAGATTGTTGGGTCACAAGCTGGTAGCATTTCCATATACTGGGGCCAGAATGGTGGCGAGGGCACACTGGCCGACACCTGCGCCACCGGCAACTACAGGTTCGTCAACTTGGCATTCCTGGCAGCCTTTGGCAATGGCCAGCCTCCTGTGCTCAACCTGGCAGGCCACTGTGATCCGACAAACGGCGGCTGCGCAAGCCTCAGCGGCGACATCAAGTCGTGCCAGAGCAGCGGTGTCAAGGTCATGCTCTCCATTGGCGGCGGTGCGGGCAGCTACTACCTTTCCTCAGCCGCGGACGCCAAGGATGTTGCGACGTACTTGTGGAACAATTTCTTGGGAGGTCAGTCATCTTCCCGCCCCTTGGGTGATGCTGTCCTTGATGGCATAGACTTCGACATCGAGGGCGGCACAAACCAGCACTGGGATGATCTTGCGAGATACCTGAAAGGGTACAGCAACTCTGGCAGGCGGGTGTACCTGACCGCTGCGCCTCAATGCCCGTTTCCTGATAGCTGGATCGGTGGCGCGCTCAACACCGGCCTGTTTGACTACGTCTGGGTGCAGTTCTACAACAACCCTCCTTGCCAGTACAGCTCAGGCAGCACCACTAATCTTGCTGATGCATGGAAGCAGTGGCTGTCAATTCCGGCGAAGCAGATCTTTCTTGGCCTCCCGGCTTCGCCTCAGGCAGCAGGGAGTGGTTTTATACCAGCTGATGACCTCAAGTCTCAGGTGCTTCCGTTGATCAAGAACTCAGGGAAATATGGAGGGATCATGCTGTGGTCCAAGTACTATGATGACCAAGATGGCTACAGTTCTTCAGTGAAGAGTGATGTGTAG